In Physeter macrocephalus isolate SW-GA unplaced genomic scaffold, ASM283717v5 random_409, whole genome shotgun sequence, a genomic segment contains:
- the MRPL40 gene encoding large ribosomal subunit protein mL40 codes for MAVAALGAASHALRPPSRLLGARPIQTRDAHQRASLLSFWGLVPMRAEPLQKKKKVDPKKDQAAKERLKKRIRRLEKASQELIPIEDFITPVKFLNEARQRPPVELSFEENERRALLLKKWSLYKQCEHEMERGTIASLLEAQREALQELKLTSPELHAEATKRDPSLFPFERQGPDYTPPIASYQPPEGRYHDITKVYTQVEFKR; via the exons ATGGCGGTCGCGGCGCTGGGGGCGGCCTCGCACGCTCTGCGCCCGCCAAGCCG GCTCCTGGGAGCGCGGCCGATACAGACGAGGGACGCGCACCAGCGGGCCTCGTTGCTGTCCTTCTGGGGACTCGTGCCCATGAG AGCAGAACCTctgcaaaagaagaagaaggtaGACCCTAAAAAAGACCAAGCAGCAAAGGAGCGCTTGAAAAAGAGGATCCGACGACTGGAAAAGGCGAGCCAGGAGCTCATTCCCATTGAGGATTTTATCACGCCCGTCAAGTTCTTGAATGAAGCGAG GCAGCGGCCGCCAGTGGAACTCTCCTTTGAAGAGAACGAGCGGAGAGCCCTGCTTCTGAAGAAATGGTCACTGTACAAGCAGTGTGAGCATGAGATGGAGAGGGGCACCATTGCATCCCTGCTCGAGGCCCAGCGGGAAGCTCTGCAGGAGCTGAAGCTCACGTCCCCAGAACTCCATGCCGAGGCCACCAAGCGGGACCCCAGTCTGTTTCCCTTTGAGAGACAAGGGCCAGACTACACGCCGCCGATCGCCAGCTACCAACCCCCGGAAGGCAGGTACCACGACATCACCAAGGTGTACACACAGGTGGAGTTCAAGAGATAG
- the CUNH22orf39 gene encoding synaptic plasticity regulator PANTS isoform X1 produces MCSRAPASPSERRGHLRHVASRAGGPWGHARPTPASAPPQPPGPAHTSLQAPPSLDCYWLPTRTSCSVARLKEVGEEIVVRSLGSLVPPPISHSAARGLSRRVRQSRDMAEGGGWQPPRPCEAYRAEWELCSSAGHFLRHYYVHGERPACGQWRRDLDSCREWEERRSAEAQVTRPGVQSPGRPGTSPGARDAGRRGRAFKKGFNSSLHVCWGACFGLYP; encoded by the exons ATGTGCAGCCGGGCGCCCGCCAGCCCGAGCGAACGCCGAGGTCACCTCCGCCACGTGGCTAGCCGGGCCGGTGGACCCTGGGGGCATGCCCGGCCCACACCGGCCTCGGCTCCGCCCCAgcctccaggccccgcccacaCAAGCCTCCAGGCCCCGCCCTCCCTCGACTGTTACTGGCTCCCAACCCGGACGTCCTGTTCAGTGGCGCGTCTCAAGGAGGTCGGCGAGGAGATAGTGGTGAGATCTCTGGGCTCATTGGTCCCTCCGCCCATCAGTCACTCGgcggcccgcgggctcagtaggcGGGTTAGGCAGTCCCGGGACATGGCGGAAGGTGGAGGCTGGCAG CCGCCCCGCCCGTGCGAGGCCTACCGCGCCGAGTGGGAGCTCTGCAGCAGCGCCGGCCACTTCCTGCGCCACTACTACGTGCACGGCGAGCGGCCGGCCTGCGGGCAGTGGCGGCGCGACCTGGACAGCTGCCGCGAGTGGGAGGAGCGCCGCAGCGCCGAGGCCCAGGTGACCCGACCGGGCGTGCAGAGCCCTGGAAGACCAGGAACCAGCCCGGGGGCACGAGACGCTGGGAGAAGGGGGCGGGCCTTTAAAAAGGGGTTCAATTCCAGCCTCCACGTGTGCTGGGGAGCGTGCTTTGGTTTATATCCTTAA
- the CUNH22orf39 gene encoding synaptic plasticity regulator PANTS isoform X2 translates to MCSRAPASPSERRGHLRHVASRAGGPWGHARPTPASAPPQPPGPAHTSLQAPPSLDCYWLPTRTSCSVARLKEVGEEIVVRSLGSLVPPPISHSAARGLSRRVRQSRDMAEGGGWQPPRPCEAYRAEWELCSSAGHFLRHYYVHGERPACGQWRRDLDSCREWEERRSAEAQRSLRESEQARVRAAQKHGLVWAPRQSPPADWHLPLPQDNNR, encoded by the exons ATGTGCAGCCGGGCGCCCGCCAGCCCGAGCGAACGCCGAGGTCACCTCCGCCACGTGGCTAGCCGGGCCGGTGGACCCTGGGGGCATGCCCGGCCCACACCGGCCTCGGCTCCGCCCCAgcctccaggccccgcccacaCAAGCCTCCAGGCCCCGCCCTCCCTCGACTGTTACTGGCTCCCAACCCGGACGTCCTGTTCAGTGGCGCGTCTCAAGGAGGTCGGCGAGGAGATAGTGGTGAGATCTCTGGGCTCATTGGTCCCTCCGCCCATCAGTCACTCGgcggcccgcgggctcagtaggcGGGTTAGGCAGTCCCGGGACATGGCGGAAGGTGGAGGCTGGCAG CCGCCCCGCCCGTGCGAGGCCTACCGCGCCGAGTGGGAGCTCTGCAGCAGCGCCGGCCACTTCCTGCGCCACTACTACGTGCACGGCGAGCGGCCGGCCTGCGGGCAGTGGCGGCGCGACCTGGACAGCTGCCGCGAGTGGGAGGAGCGCCGCAGCGCCGAGGCCCAG CGGTCCCTACGTGAGAGCGAGCAGGCGAGAGTCCGGGCTGCACAGAAGCATGGCCTGGTGTGGGCCCCCAGGCAGAGCCCCCCTGCAGACTGGCACCTCCCTCTGCCCCAGGACAACAACCGGTGA